The DNA window TAGATAGAGAGATATCCATAGATATAAATATAGATAATATGATAATAAAATATAATAATATAAATAAATAATAATATACTATATAACTATAATACAATAGGTTAAGTTACTGTTATCCATAAATTCTTTCTCTCTTTTTAGTCATTCTGGGGAGAGATAAGAGAGAAGTGGGGAATTGGTGAATTTGGATTGCTAATTGATTATTGTATGGTCAATTATGAGCCAAAACGCCTCGGTGAATTTGGGTGAATTTGGATTATTTGGATTTTCTGGAAAACCAAAAAAGGGCGGACCATAATCCGCCCCCACGCGTCAATCCAACTCGTCGGAACACCGGTTTTAACCGGTTCGGAGCGCCGGATTTATCCGGTGAAGAATGAACGACAAAAACATCGTTTAATTCATTGTGTCAGATGAAGCTGGCACCAACGACCGGATGAATCCGGTGTTCCTTCAAGCTCAGGGTTTGGGTGGTGGTGGGCGGAGTTGGGTGGTCGGAAGAACATTGTGCCAGATGAATCTGGCACCTACGACCGGATGAATCCGGTGTTCCTCCAAGCTCAGGGTTTGGGTGGTGATGGGCGGAGTCTGATTGGAAGAACATTGTGCCAGATGAATCTGGCACCTACGACCGGATGAATCCGGTGTTCCAACCTGTTCTAAGTTGGCGCTCGGAAAGACGGGTCGGGCTTGGGATTGGGTGTTGGTTTACGTAGTATGGGTGGTCGGCTGGACATTTTTTCCACTAAAAGGCCTGGATTCTTCACTTCGTTCAGAATGACGCGTCGGGGTTTCAGCCTAAAGACCGAAGTGGGGATTGTCATTTAAAGCCTTTTTACTTCCTTGCCACTGGATTCTATCGCTGACGCTCCAGAATGACGGTTCGGGGCTGTCGTAGCGCTGGCTTCAGCCGGCTAAAAATCTGCATTCAGCGTAATCCCGCGTAACAAAATCCCTTTTTCATCCGGATAATCCTGTGTATCCCTAATCTATTAAAAAATCCGCGTAATCAGCGTGAACCAAATGCTCATTTGCAAAAGGTTTGACGGGTCATATTTGCTCTTTTCGGAAAATCGGCTTATTCTATGGTTATGGTCGTGTCCTCATAAAAGCATTTTCCCTGTAAACAATCCGCAGAAAATAAAGGTTGACAGAAAGCACGGGAAAAGAAAGATGCGACTGATTCTCAATAAAAGGAACAGCCATGGAAGACCAAGTTAAAGTGTTTCAAGAGTTTCTGAGCCGCAAAGGTCTCAAGCTCACCCGTCCGCGCCAGGAGATTCTGGACGCGGCGTTTGGTTTACACGAACATTTTGACGCCCAACGTCTGCATCAGGCGCTCAAAAACTCCAAAAGCAACATCTCCCTGGCGACGGTTTACCGCACCCTACCCCTTCTGGAAGAGGCGGGATTGATTCAGCATTCGCTGCGCGCCTCCTCCCGAGATATGTATGAACACATTTACGGACACCCCCTTCACACTCACTGGATTTGTGATGGCTGTGGCAAGGTTCAGGAAACCCCGCTGCACAACCTTCAGGAACAGCTCCTAAAAGAGGCGGAGGGACTTAATTTTAGCCTGGAAGACGTGAACATCCAGGTACGCGGCATTTGTTGGAAGTGTCGCAATACTGAGAATGAGATTCAATGATATGAGTAAGCAAAACCCTGTTATCGCGCTCGCTGGAAACCCAAACGTTGGAAAGACAACGCTTTTCAACGCCATCACCGGCGCGCATCAAACCGTTGGAAACTGGCCTGGCGTCACCGTCGAACGCAAGGAAGGATATTTCATCCGCGAAGGCAAGCGCTATGAGGTCGTTGACCTCCCAGGCATCTATTCACTGGCGGCGGCTTCGCCCGATGAGCAGGTGGCGCGGGATTTTCTCACCTACAAAAAACCCGACCTGGTCATCAACATCGTGGACGCCTCAAATTTGGAGCGCAACCTCTATCTAACCTTACAGTTGATGGAGCTAAAAGTCCCGCTGCTCATAGTTTTTTCCATGTTGGATATCGCCGCTCAAAACGGCATTGAAATAGATTTTGACCACCTGCAAAGCCATCTGGGATGTCCTGTTTGTCCTCTGGTTTTGACCAAACGCTTTGACGCGGGTCAGCTTTTCCACGATATCGACAGCGCGCTGAATCGTGAGCCCTGTGGCGCCGCCGTTCGCTATGACGAGATTGTGGAAAAACACCTGGAAAATATCAGCGGCCTCCTCGATGAATATAAAAAAGAGGAAGCCTGGCCCGTGGCTTGGAAGGAGATTCCCCAGAAATGGACGGTTTTGAAGCTGATGGAGCGAGACCCGATTTTTCACAAGGAACTTCCCTTCGAATGGTCTGAGGCGGTGGAAAAGGAAATCCGCGGGGTGGAAAGCCATCGCAATCAATCCTCGGCGGCGGCGCTGGCGGATGACCGCTATGGCTATATCCGAGGACTGGTGAAGGATGTGGCGCAACACAAAACCGAGGCCGGCTCCACTTTTTCGGATAAAATCGACCGTGTTGTCCTCAGCGGTATCTGGGGTTTACCCGTCTTTTTCGGGGTGATGTATCTTGTTTTCCTGCTGTCGGTTAGAGCAAGCGCGCCCATCATGGATTGGCTGGAGGAAGGGATTTCCTGGCTGATGGTGGACCAATTCGGCGCGCTTTTGCGGGGTTGGAACATCCCGGAATGGATTAGCTATCTGCTTTCAGACGCGCTGGGAGGAGGACTGGCGACCATCGCGTCCTTCATCCCGCCGATTTTCTTCATCTTTCTCAGTTTGTCGATTTTGGAAGACAGCGGCTACCTGGCGCGCGCGGCTTTTATAGCCGATAAATTCATGCGCCGTGTGGGTTTACCGGGCAAAGCCTTCATCCCGCTGGTGGTGGGTTTTGGCTGCACAGTTCCCGCCATCATGGCCACCCGCACCCTGGAAAGCCGACGCGACCGGATTTTCGCTTCCCTGCTGACGCCTTTCATGAGCTGTGGGGCAAAGCTTCCGGTTTATGCCTACCTGTCCATCCTGTTTTTCCCAAAACACGCGGATTTGGCAATTTTCGGGCTCTATCTTTTCGGGATTGTGATGGGCATGATTTTCGCTCTGCTCTTGCGCAAAACCCTGTTCAAGACTGAGCCGGGGAACTTTGTGATGGAATTGCCCGCCTACCACATGCCCACATTCAACGCCATCGGATTGCACACCTGGCACCGCCTGAGGGAATTTATCCTGCGCGCCGGGAAGGTTATTTTGTTGGTAATCGTGGCTGTGAATATCCTGCAGGGGCTCTCTTTCACCCTGAACGGTCAGCAAACCAACGTTTTGGAAATTGCTGGAAAGGCGGTGACACCTCTGTTGAGGCCGATGGGGGTTCCGGCTGGAAACTGGGGCGCATCCGTCGCGCTCATCTCCGGAGTTTTTGCCAAGGAAGCCATTGTGGGCGTGTTGGAAGGTTTTTATCCTGATTCCGCCGCCATTCCAGGAGCTTTTGGCGGAACGGCTTCCGGAATCGCTTTCCTCATCTTCGTGTTGCTCTATTCGCCCTGCGCCGCAACGCTTGCAGCCATGCTGAAGGAACACGGCTGGCGCTGGAGCCTGTTCAGCTTTTTCTATCTGACCGTGTTGGCATGGATTGTGGCGACAGTGGTATATCAATTATTGACTTTCAATGCGGGCTCCTGGCTCTGGCTGGGGGTTAGCGCCGCGCTTGTGCTGATATTTGTTTTCAGCCTAAAATTAATGGGGAAGAAAAATGTTGTCGAATCGTAATATGAACCCGCTGCGTAATTTTGGACGCCATTTCCGTCGTCGCCGAAAAGCGTGTTACTGCAAAGCTGGCGACTGTATCGGCCTGGATGGTCTGCAAAGCGGTCAGGAAGCTCTGGTGACCTGTAACAACGATATTAAAACCATCGAACGCGGACTTTATCACGGCAAAAAAGTGATGAGCCAGCGCAACGAACCGGGTGAGCCAAATATCGTTGTGGCAGTGGGAGACGCCCGCTATGTGTTGGACCGCAGAATCGCCCGGATGATTCGGGTGCGACTGGTTTGAAGCCTCTGAAGAACATCCAAAAAGGGAGTTAACTTTATGAACAACGCGCAGATACGTGCCGAAGCGAGAGATTTGCTCCAGGGAAAATGGGTCAGTTTGATTTTGGTTTGGCTGATTATGAGCGGAATTACCTCGCTGGCTTCGGCTGGCAAGGGTTCCGGGGGAGTCGTGACGCTTGTTCTCACCGGACCGCTGAATCTGGGTCTCGCGGGGATTTTTCTGGGACTTCACAGAAGGCAGGGCTTCCAGTTGGAAGATTTGTTCGCCGGTTTCAAGGATTTTGGCAGAGCCCTGGGTACCCAGCTTCTCATCGCAATTTACGTTTTTCTGTGGATGCTTTTGCTCATCGTTCCGGGAATCATCGCCGCCATCAGCTATTCCATGACTTTTTTCATCCTGAACGAAAATCCCGGCATGGAGGCGCAGGAAGCGATGCGCGAAAGCAAGGTGATGATGAACGGCCATAAAACCGAATATTTTATGCTTATTATGTCGTTTATTGGCTGGGGAATTTTGTCTCTGTTTACGCTTGGAATCGGTTTTCTGTTTCTTTCTTCCTACGTAAATATGTCCAAAGTCATTTTCTATCAGAGAATTAAAAGCGGGGTTTTTGAGGTCTAATAATCCATTTCCAAGCCGGTTTCCAGGTGGATGTATTTTCTGTGGGCGGCGAAGGCGATGGGTGGCAGGGCGTTTAAAGGGAAAAATCTGGCGTCAGCGGCGTCGTCGCCAGCCTTGAGGGTTCCACCCGTGACACGCAGCCTGAAACCCAGGCTCAGAACGCGTTCGTAAATGGGACTATAGCCAAAATGCCAACTGATGAAGCGTTCGACTTCAGCCTCCAACCCGGTCTCTTCGCGCAATTCGGCAAGCGCGTTTTCCTCTGGGGTCATGAAAATTTCCATGTAGCCGCTGGGAAGAGCCCATTTTCCAGCCTGGGGTAGGAATTTGCGCTTCACCAAGAGGATTTCTCCCGCTTCGTTTTGCACAAAAATAGCCACCGCCGGGATGGGGTTTTTATAGTGAACCCGTCCGCAGGATGGGCAGATTAAACGCCGCTTGCCTTCGGCGTCCAAAGCTGGTTGGAGCGGGTTTCCGCAGCCTTGGCAAAATTTCACTTCGGGAAAAACAGGGGTTTCAATATCTTTCATGGTTCCATGATGGAGGAACGCCTGCGGCTGTCAAGAATGAAGTTTTGGCTCCCGCCTGGCTCACACTTTATTCCAAAATGTGGGTCACACGCGGCTTCCTGGTCAGCCCCCCGATTCTTTATCGGATTGCCGTGGTGGGGCGCGAAAAAGACTCTCGAACGTGAACAAAGAGCGGGTCTGGATGGGACAGATTTATTGGCGGCGGAGACGTCCGTTTTCGGAGATGCTCAGGGTGGGGAAAAACTCGGTTTCCAGCGTGGCGACAAAGGAGGCGGAGGTGGTTTCCAAGCGTGGAATGTGGGATTTTCCACCGTAAATGAAAGGCTCAACTCCCAGCGTAGCAAGGTCTTGTGAATAGGAGCCGTGGTCCATCCAATGTTGTTTTTGGGCGTAGTAGAGCTGGCGCAGATATTCCTCAGCCAAAAGGATTTCCGGCAGGCTAAGTCCTTCCGGGGGAAGCTGTTCGGGGTTTTCAAGGAAAAAGACCAGACCCCAGCGTTCCGGATAGTGCATATTGATGAGACCTTGTGGGCTCCAAACCCAGTTGTATTCAGGTTTTCCGGGGATTTTGACATATTCACCATCAACAACTTCGGTATCCCAGTGAACCCGGGAAAAATTGAGGCGCCACCAGTCTCCGGGATTGGGTGGGCAGGCCTTGTGAGCCAATTCCTTGACCGCGTTCCAGGGCAGGAAAACCTCCGCGTTCCAGGCGGTGTCGATGTCGCTGGGGTCGTTGAGCGTCCCTTCAATTCCAATGGCAAGCTTGATTCCAGCGGCTTCCCAGCCGTTGAGGGCGCTGTGTTCATCCCGGTAGGGTTTCAGCAAAAAGAGGTCCCAAAGCGTTCCAAAAGCGTTCAGTTCCAGCTCAAAATATTGATGAGTATCGCCGTCGGGGTCGAGGAAAATTTCAAAATCGTTGTCGTAAAAAATCACGGAATCGTGGTCGGTGAGTTTTGCCCAGATATGGGGTTCCTCCATCCGGGCGGCAAAATAGATTCCTTCATCATCCCAGAGCATTTTGAGCCTGGTATCGTGGAAGGGCGCGGGTTTGAGCTCGCCCTCGATGTCGGTGAAGCTCTGTGTCCAGGGAGCCAAATCCCAGGCCGCGTCATCAAGCCAGCCATCAATTTCGATGGCGCCAGGGCTGCGAAAACAGGGATACATTCTTGGCGCGAAGGGAAGTTTGGGGACGGGAAAAGTGTCGGCGAGCAGGGTGGCGCAGGAAAGAATCAGCGCAACTATAATGATTTTAGGGCGCATAAACAGCCTCCAATAGTTCTTTGACGGTGGTTTGGGCAAGGCAGACGCAAGTATCCGCGGCACCGTAATATATGAATATTTCGTCTTCGGGATTCAGGGTTTTCCCAGCGCTTGTCAGAGCCACAGCGGCAGAAGGGAAAACCACGTTGGGAACCTGGCCGGTGAGTTCGTAAAGTTCGCGCGGTTCCAGGATGTTGTATTTTCCACGCGCCAAAAGCCGGTTTGGAGACTTTAAATCGTGTAGGGAAACACCAGCCTGATAGATGTTTGCGGCTCCGAAATGGGTGGCGACACCGTGGTAGATATGAAGCCAGCCTTCCCGAGTTTTCAAGGGTGGAGGTCCGGAGCCAATCAGTTCATCCCAAAAATGGGGACGACCGGAGAAAACTTCGTCCACTTCATACCAGTCCAACAGGTTTTCAGAAACGGAGCAAACGATTGAGGCGCCTGTCTTTACGCCATCGGAAAGCCTCACCCGGTTGGGACGCTCAAAACGCCAGTATTGGCCATCAATTTTCTGAGGAAAAAGCACGCCATTACGGCTGTCTGGAGTGGAGACAAGTCCTTGGAAATCAAGGCTTTCGAAGTCCGAAGTTTGGAACCAGCTCAAAAAACAGCCTTGGTCGGTATCCAGAGCGCAAATCACGTGGTAAATTCCATCCAGTTCTGTGATACGAGGGTCGTAGATGTGGTAGATTTTGTGGGGACAGGCTTCCAAATCGTTCAGGGGCAGAGGCATGGAATCCAGCTTGAAATCAACCCCGTTTTTGCTCCAGGCTTTGAGGATAAATGTCTGGCGGGCACGGTTTTGCACTCTCAACAGGAGGAGAACGCCGCCATCAAAAAGCACCCCGCCGGGATTGAAAACGGAGCTGACATCCTGCAGAGCGGGGTGTTTGGAAATGACGTCTTCCCTGGTGATAAGCGGATTTTTGGAATGGCGTTTCATAGAATCCAGTTCAGGTCTCGGGTCAATTTCCAGAATTCGTCTGTGTCAATTTCTCTGTCGCCGTTCCAGAGCCTTTCCGCCAGCGGGAACATGCGTCCATTGATTTTTTCTCGGAGGTCACGGACGTTGGTGAGATGTTCGGTCCAGACGTTACCCTGCGCGCCCAACAGCAATTTGGGATTGGCAAAAGTGTATTCTTGGAAGGAAAAATCTAGAACATCCGCCCAGGGGATGATTTGGTGGGTTCCGATTTTGTCATATTTATGGCAACGGGCATCAAAATAGAGCTTTGTGTAGGGCGTGAGGATGTATTTGTTTCCGTTGTCGTGAGCCATGCGAGCCGCGTCGATACCATCGCCGCGCCAAGCCATCACGATTGGTTTTGAATCGATGCCGCCATCCAATATTTCATCCCAGCCGATGACGGTTTTGCCCAGCTTTTCGAGGTGGGTCGCCAGGGTTTTCACCAGCCAGGCTTGCAGGGCTTCCTCGTCTTTCAAGCCATTGTCCCGCATACGTTTCTGGCAGTGGGGACATTCTTTCCAACGCTGTTTGGGGGCTTCATCACCGCCGATATGGATGTAGGGGCCGGGAAAAAGTTCCGCGATTTCAGTGAAAAGTTCCTTCAAAAAGTCGATGGTTTCGTCCTTTCCAGCGCAGAGGATGTCTTCAGAAATGCCCCAAACGTTCATGGGTTCAAATTCACGTGGAAAGCATGCCAGTTCTGGATAGGCGGTCAAAATCGACATGGAATGACCCGGAATGTCGATTTCGGGGATAACTTCGATTCCGCGCTGGCTGGCGTGTTTCAACACGGCTTTGATTTGTCTGAGGCTGTAGTGGCCGCCATAATCGCTGCCATCGGATTCTTTGCGCCAGGAGCCTTTTTCGTGTAACAGAGGAAAACGCTTGCTTTCGAGACGCCAGCCCTGGTCGTCTGAGAGATGCCAGTGAAAGCGGTTGAATTTCAGCCCTACCATCCAATCGAGGTATTTTTTCACGAAATTATGGTCGTAAAAATGGCGGCTGACATCCAGGTGCATTCCACGCCATTGGTATGTGGGCCAGTCTTTTACGCTGATGCGAGGCAGAAGGGCAAAGCGGTCTTCGGTCTGGTTTGAACTGCTGATGTAAAGATGTTGCATCAAGGTGCGCACCGCATAGTTCATTCCTGCAACGCTTTCCGCGTTCAGTGCAAAAAAGCCGGGGCTCACTTCCAGTTCATAGTAGCCATCGGGTTTTTTGCTGGGAAAAGGCTGCAGGTTAAACACGATATCAATTTTAGTACGAGGGTCAACTTCGTAGTATTTAGACACATGCTGGAGGCGTTTCTCAATGTCTGACGCCAAATTGGGAGGGATTGTGTCATTTTCGTCGCTCAGGAAATGAAATCTATACATGCCAGCGAGCGGAAATTCTTTCACGTATTTTTTAAATTTTTTGGGACGGGGAATCATGTTTCCTCCAAAATGAGAATGGTTTTGGTTTCAAAAGGCTTGAAATGAAGCTCCAGAACGGAACTGGGCTTCAGTTTTTGCAATGGGTTTTCCAACATGTCACATTCGAAGATGTGAGTGGGTGGCGCCATAAAGTTCAGCACGGCAACACCTTCTCTGCCTTGGAATTCATGCAGTCGCAAGATGGTTCCGCCTGCATTTTCGGCAGGTTTAACGCTGTCCAGATTGATATGTCCGCTGTTGAGGCTGAAGGGGATTGCGGGTGTTTTTTCGGGAAGTTTTTCCACCGGGAAATACAGCAGGCGGTTCGCGAACTTTTCTGCGGTTTGAAAAACATCGCTGTGGGCATAGTCACCCGCGTGGGGATAAAAGGCGTAACTGTATACGTGGCCGTGGATATCGGCATTTGGGTCAACGTCGGCGGGACTGCGCAGAAGATTGAGTTCCATCTCGTTGTCGCGGATTCTCCAGCCGTATTTTTCATCGCAGATGATGGCGCAGCCGCGTTCGGGCTGGGAGAGGTCGGCAAAACGCTGGGCTGGAACCTCAAAGCGGGCTTCCTCCCAGGCGTTGGCAGGTTTTGCGCTGCGGCTGATTACACCGCCCTGAATACCGTAAACCGCTGTACCGCAATGTAAATCCGGATAAAAATGGACACGCAACATTTTGTGTTTTTCCTGCCATTCCACAAGGTGGGTCACGCGGATAAAAGGCTCGTGGGCATATAGTTCCACCGTTTGACGCAGGCGGGAGTTGCCAATCTTGAGCGCCATGGTCACGCGGTCGAACTGTCCCGGCAGGCTGAAGCTTTCTTCCGTAATCAGGGTAGCTTCATGAGCTTTTTGGGGTTGAGTATCGCGGTAAAAGTGGTTGATATCCCAGGCGCCCCAATCGTTGGGTTCGTCCTCCCAAAGCAGGAGCAGATTGGATTCTGATGCCAAAAGCTCGCGTTGGGAAGCCTTGTCCCAGATGGATGAAATGCCTCCACTTTCGCTGAGTTTCACCTTCAGCCAATTGTTTTCCAATTCCAGTTGGATGGGTTTCTTGAGGTTTTCCCGCTTGGATTGTAAAGCTTTGAAATGGATGGTTTTGGAGCCCCAAGGAGGCAGGCTCAGGCGCACTTTCAGCTCGTTTTCTTCTTCCAGGCAGGGCAGTTCATTTCCTGATTCGTCACAAGGAACACGTCCACAGAAATCATCCGGAAGCTCAATCCATTGCTCCAGTTCCTGGTTACAGGGATTGAAAACCAGGCAGCCCTCACCTTTGTGGCTCATTTTCAGACCCAGTTTTGGAATGAGGGTTTCTTCGGTGAATTGGTCGATGCGGTCGTGGCCTGTAACGCTGATGACATCTGCATCGAAATAGACTTGGCCGATGGATGAGCCGGGCAAAATATCGTGGAATTGCAGGAGCAAGACATCGCGCCAGATTTCGCGCAGGACTTCCGGCTGGTTTTTCACGCCGCAGAGAACGGCTAAAAACTCGGCTTCACCGAGCTTGCGCTCGCTGATGCGGTTGTTTTGTTTCATGGAAGCCTGGGTGGTGTAGGTACCGCGGTGGTATTCCAGATAAAGTTCGCCGTAAGCCACTGGAAGTTCGCTGTGGTCTAGCTTTGAGATGTGGTCAAAAAACTGGGATGAAGGCGCAAAACGGAATTTTGACACGCCTTCCAAATCTTGCTGGCGAAGGCCATATTCGATGTGGTCGCGGGTGGGACCGCCACCTCCGTCACCGATGCCATAAAGGTTCAGAAATCCTTCGCAGACATCGTTTTGCGCGTAGCGTTTTTCGGTTTCCAAAAATGAGGAAGGGTCGTTGGAAAAGTTGTAGTTATTGGTGGGCAATTGATGCGACAAAACCCTGCTGCCATCGATGCCTTCCCACAAAAAAAGGTGGTGGGGAAAAGTGTTAGTTTCGTTCCAGCTAAGCTTTTGGGTGATGAAATGGTCAACCCCGCAGCCGCGCAGATATTGGGGCAGGTTCCCGCTGAAGCCGAAACAATCCGGAAGCCAGAGTACGCGTGGCGCGAAGCCGAATTCGCGGTTGAAAAATTCTTTTCCATAGAGAAACTGTCTGATGATGGATTCCGCGGAAATGAGGTTTGTGTCAAACTCCACCCAGGCAGCACCTTGAACCTCCCAGCGACCGGCGTAGATTTGTTTTTTGGCCTCTTCATAAAGAGCGGGATGATCCTCTTTAATCCATTGATAGAGTTGAGCTTGGGAGGCTCCGAAAACATAATCTGGATAGCGCTCCAAAAGCCTGAGCGCGTTGGCAAAAGTACGCGCACCTTTGCGATGGCTTTCGCGCAGAGGCCACAGCCAGGCCAAATCCAAATGTGCCTGACCCACGCTGAAAGCGGTGAGCGCGCTGGCATGAGCGGGTTTATTTAGCAAATCTGTGAGGATGTTTTCCACCTGCTGGGAATCTCTGTTCCAAAGGTCACAAACCCGGTTCAGGCCACGGATTATGCGCTGTCGGCGAACCGTTCCTTCTGGCAGGGCTTCAGCCAAATCCAGCAGGAGCCCGATATCCATGAGTTTTTGATAGAGCGCTTCGTTGAAGCAAATCAGTGAGCATTCCCGCAGGCGATATTCCTCTTTTTGAACACCGAAAAGGTCGTTGGCGGAAGCGTCGATTAAAAGCTTAAAGCTTTCTCCCGGAAGCAATAACGAAGCGAGCGGCAACAGGTTTTTGGCAGCTTTGTGATACCAATCCACTTTGGGAGTGAAGCCTTGATGGGGAATTCCGTCCAACATCAAACAGGCTTCGCCATCGCAATCAAAAAGCAGTTGGAAGTCTTTGCCAGCCAGTTCTTTGGGAACTTCACCACTAATGCGGAACCAGCCGGTTTCCCAGGGTTTGCCCCAAATATCGCCGGTCTGGATGGGCTGGAAATCCTCTCCGTTTGAGGAATACTCAGCTTTCAGGGGCGATATTTCTTCAATAAGCAGCTTTTTTTTCCTTTCGAGAAGGCGGTGGATACGGGTTAGATGGATTTTTTCGTTGTGCAAAATAAACCTCTTTTATTTTTCCATGGGGACAACAATCCCCTTGATAATGATGTTTTGGAAGAAAACGAAGACCGCCAGGGTCGGAATCGCGGCGATTACCAGCGCGGCGTAACCCACAGAAAGGCTGGCACGCTGCATCAGCTCGTAGATGTGCACCATCAGGGTCCACATGCTTTGATCCTGGCAAACGATGAAGGCGAAAAGGAAATTGCGGTAGGCAGCGTTGAAGGCGCCGAGTGCGATAACCGCCAAAATCGGCTTGGAGAGATAAAGCGTGAATTGCCAGAAAAGACGAAACTCGCCCGCTCCGTCCAAGCTGGCGCTTTCATAAAGTTCGCGGGGCAGGCTGTCGAAAAATCCTTTGAGCAGGAAGATGAAATAGCCATCCGCGGCGGCAGGTAAAACCAAAGCCCAAAAGGTGTTGAGCAGGTTTAAACGCTTGAGCAGCAGGAAGTTCGGAATTCCCATCACCATGGCGGGAAAAGCCATGGTCAGCATGAAAAGCATGATTATTTGATAGCTGATTCGGGGTTTGAACCGACTTAAAGCGTAAGCAGCCAAAGGATTAACCGATACCGCCAGCAAGATGGAAAGCAGGGTGTAGATTAAAGTGTTGCGCAGGGAACGGGCGTCGTTGAACATTTGATCCAAAACCATGGCATAGTTTCGGGTGAGGAACTCCTTGCGTATCTTAGCTTTATGCTCTTTAAAAATGTGGTATTCCACTTGGTGCAAGGGCAGCGGAACGCTCTCAAAATCCTGGGGGATGAGACCCCATTCCCGGTTCAGCTTGTCTGATTTACCGAACTTGGATTTTAAAAAAGCCAACCAAGCTGAATTCAGTTCCTTACCGAGGCTAAAACGAAAATGTCTGCCATCGGCCTGAGTGGTCACAAACTCTTTCCACAGAGAAGCTTGCGGCTCCGAACGAG is part of the Candidatus Cloacimonadota bacterium genome and encodes:
- a CDS encoding DUF975 family protein — translated: MNNAQIRAEARDLLQGKWVSLILVWLIMSGITSLASAGKGSGGVVTLVLTGPLNLGLAGIFLGLHRRQGFQLEDLFAGFKDFGRALGTQLLIAIYVFLWMLLLIVPGIIAAISYSMTFFILNENPGMEAQEAMRESKVMMNGHKTEYFMLIMSFIGWGILSLFTLGIGFLFLSSYVNMSKVIFYQRIKSGVFEV
- a CDS encoding carbohydrate-binding family 9-like protein, whose amino-acid sequence is MLADTFPVPKLPFAPRMYPCFRSPGAIEIDGWLDDAAWDLAPWTQSFTDIEGELKPAPFHDTRLKMLWDDEGIYFAARMEEPHIWAKLTDHDSVIFYDNDFEIFLDPDGDTHQYFELELNAFGTLWDLFLLKPYRDEHSALNGWEAAGIKLAIGIEGTLNDPSDIDTAWNAEVFLPWNAVKELAHKACPPNPGDWWRLNFSRVHWDTEVVDGEYVKIPGKPEYNWVWSPQGLINMHYPERWGLVFFLENPEQLPPEGLSLPEILLAEEYLRQLYYAQKQHWMDHGSYSQDLATLGVEPFIYGGKSHIPRLETTSASFVATLETEFFPTLSISENGRLRRQ
- a CDS encoding ferrous iron transport protein A; translated protein: MLSNRNMNPLRNFGRHFRRRRKACYCKAGDCIGLDGLQSGQEALVTCNNDIKTIERGLYHGKKVMSQRNEPGEPNIVVAVGDARYVLDRRIARMIRVRLV
- a CDS encoding transcriptional repressor; its protein translation is MEDQVKVFQEFLSRKGLKLTRPRQEILDAAFGLHEHFDAQRLHQALKNSKSNISLATVYRTLPLLEEAGLIQHSLRASSRDMYEHIYGHPLHTHWICDGCGKVQETPLHNLQEQLLKEAEGLNFSLEDVNIQVRGICWKCRNTENEIQ
- a CDS encoding family 20 glycosylhydrolase, with amino-acid sequence MIPRPKKFKKYVKEFPLAGMYRFHFLSDENDTIPPNLASDIEKRLQHVSKYYEVDPRTKIDIVFNLQPFPSKKPDGYYELEVSPGFFALNAESVAGMNYAVRTLMQHLYISSSNQTEDRFALLPRISVKDWPTYQWRGMHLDVSRHFYDHNFVKKYLDWMVGLKFNRFHWHLSDDQGWRLESKRFPLLHEKGSWRKESDGSDYGGHYSLRQIKAVLKHASQRGIEVIPEIDIPGHSMSILTAYPELACFPREFEPMNVWGISEDILCAGKDETIDFLKELFTEIAELFPGPYIHIGGDEAPKQRWKECPHCQKRMRDNGLKDEEALQAWLVKTLATHLEKLGKTVIGWDEILDGGIDSKPIVMAWRGDGIDAARMAHDNGNKYILTPYTKLYFDARCHKYDKIGTHQIIPWADVLDFSFQEYTFANPKLLLGAQGNVWTEHLTNVRDLREKINGRMFPLAERLWNGDREIDTDEFWKLTRDLNWIL
- a CDS encoding NUDIX hydrolase produces the protein MKDIETPVFPEVKFCQGCGNPLQPALDAEGKRRLICPSCGRVHYKNPIPAVAIFVQNEAGEILLVKRKFLPQAGKWALPSGYMEIFMTPEENALAELREETGLEAEVERFISWHFGYSPIYERVLSLGFRLRVTGGTLKAGDDAADARFFPLNALPPIAFAAHRKYIHLETGLEMDY
- the feoB gene encoding ferrous iron transport protein B, producing MSKQNPVIALAGNPNVGKTTLFNAITGAHQTVGNWPGVTVERKEGYFIREGKRYEVVDLPGIYSLAAASPDEQVARDFLTYKKPDLVINIVDASNLERNLYLTLQLMELKVPLLIVFSMLDIAAQNGIEIDFDHLQSHLGCPVCPLVLTKRFDAGQLFHDIDSALNREPCGAAVRYDEIVEKHLENISGLLDEYKKEEAWPVAWKEIPQKWTVLKLMERDPIFHKELPFEWSEAVEKEIRGVESHRNQSSAAALADDRYGYIRGLVKDVAQHKTEAGSTFSDKIDRVVLSGIWGLPVFFGVMYLVFLLSVRASAPIMDWLEEGISWLMVDQFGALLRGWNIPEWISYLLSDALGGGLATIASFIPPIFFIFLSLSILEDSGYLARAAFIADKFMRRVGLPGKAFIPLVVGFGCTVPAIMATRTLESRRDRIFASLLTPFMSCGAKLPVYAYLSILFFPKHADLAIFGLYLFGIVMGMIFALLLRKTLFKTEPGNFVMELPAYHMPTFNAIGLHTWHRLREFILRAGKVILLVIVAVNILQGLSFTLNGQQTNVLEIAGKAVTPLLRPMGVPAGNWGASVALISGVFAKEAIVGVLEGFYPDSAAIPGAFGGTASGIAFLIFVLLYSPCAATLAAMLKEHGWRWSLFSFFYLTVLAWIVATVVYQLLTFNAGSWLWLGVSAALVLIFVFSLKLMGKKNVVES